The following proteins come from a genomic window of Takifugu rubripes chromosome 11, fTakRub1.2, whole genome shotgun sequence:
- the tmem97 gene encoding sigma intracellular receptor 2, with protein sequence MILRVLEILFFLYFASHIPITLFIDLQALLPQHVYPQQLKDVLRWYSDEFKDPMVVDPPEWFKSFIFCEALIQLPFFPVAAYAFLKGGCRWIRTPAMLYAAHVATTLLPILSHILFHQFPGKPLAGPQTPRERWLLFSIYVPYLLVPLLLLLTMLFSSTYNSERRNTTSKKKKK encoded by the exons ATGATCCTGCGCGTGCTAgaaatcctcttttttctctACTTTGCCTCTCACATTCCGATCACTTTATTTATCGATTTACAAGCTCTGTTGCCACAGCACGTGTATCCTCAGCAG CTGAAAGATGTCCTCAGGTGGTACTCTGACGAGTTCAAAGACCCGATGGTGGTGGACCCGCCGGAGTGGTTCAAGTCCTTCATTTTCTGCGAGGCCCTGATTCAGCTGCCCTTCTTCCCCGTTGCAGCTTACGCCTTCCTGAAAG GCGGCTGTCGGTGGATCCGGACTCCCGCCATGCTGTACGCGGCCCATGTTGCCACCACGCTGCTCCCCATCTTGAGTCACATCCTTTTCCATCAGTTTCCCGGGAAGCCGCTGGCGGGTCCTCAGACGCCGCGGGAGCGCTGGCTGCTCTTCTCCATATACGTCCCGTATCTGCtggtgccgctgctgctgctcctcaccatGCTCTTCTCATCCACCTACAACTCCGAGCGCAGGAACACCAccagcaagaagaagaagaagtga
- the appbp2 gene encoding amyloid protein-binding protein 2, producing MAAMELEWIPETLYNTAISAVVDNYSRSRRDIRSLPENIQFDVYYKLYQQGRLCQLGGEFCELEVFAKVLRASDKRHLLHHCFQALMDHGVKVASVLANSFSRRCSYISESDAHVKEKAIQFGFVLGGFLSDAGWYGDAEKVFLSCLQLCTLHSEILHCFRAVECCVRLLHVRNGNCKYHLGEETFKLAQSYMEKLAKHGHQANKAALYGELCALLFAKSHYDEAYRWCIEAMKEITPGLPVKVVVDVLRQASKACVVKREFRKAEQLIKHAVFLAREHFGHKHPKYSDTLLDYGFYLLNVDNICQSVAIYQTALDIRQSVFGGKNIHVATAHEDLAYSSYVHQYSSGKFDNALFHAERAIDIITHILPEDHLLLASSKRVKALILEEIAIDCHNKETEERLLQEAHDLHLSSLQLAKKAFGEFNVQTAKHYGNLGRLYQSMRKFKEAEEMHIKAIQIKEQLLGHEDYEVALSVGHLASLYNYDMNQYEDAERLYLRSIAIGKKLFGEGYSGLEYDYRGLIKLYNSVGNYEKVFEYHNVLSNWNRLRDRQFAVADALEDVNTTPQKTQEVVQAFLLAQSLGPTRPCLG from the exons ATGGCTGCTATGGAGCTCGAATGGATCCCAGAGACGCTGTACAACACCGCTATCTCGGCTGTGGTGGACAACTACAGCCGATCAAGAAGGGACATACGCTCGCTCCCGGAAAACATACAGTTCGATGTCTATTATAAG CTTTACCAGCAGGGCCGGCTCTGCCAACTGGGGGGGGAGTTCTGCGAGCTGGAGGTGTTCGCTAAAGTGCTGCGGGCTTCGGACAAACG ACACCTCTTGCACCACTGTTTCCAGGCCCTAATGGACCACGGTGTGAAGGTGGCTTCTGTCCTGGCGAACTCCTTCAGCCGCCGCTGCTCCTACATTTCCGAATCCGACGCCCACGTCAAAGAGAAGGCGATCCAGTTCGGCTTCGTGCTCG GTGGCTTCTTGTCTGACGCGGGCTGGTACGGAGACGCAGAGAAGGTGTTTCTGTCGTGCCTGCAGCTCTGCACGCTCCACAGTGAGATCCTCCACTGCTTCCGGGCGGTGGAATGTTGCGTCAG GCTGCTTCATGTCCGCAACGGTAACTGTAAGTACCACCTGGGGGAGGAGACCTTCAAGCTTGCTCAGTCGTACATGGAGAAACTAGCCAAACACGGCCACCAGGCCAACAAGGCTGCCCTGTATGGCGAGCTGTGTGCCTTGCTCTTCGCCAAAAGCCACTACGATGAG GCATACAGGTGGTGCATAGAAGCTATGAAGGAAATTACTCCTGGGCTGCCCGTCAAAGTAGTCGTAGATGTCCTCCGGCAGGCCTCCAAG gcCTGCGTCGTGAAGCGGGAGTTCAGGAAAGCGGAGCAGCTGATTAAACACGCGGTGTTTCTAGCGAG GGAACATTTTGGACACAAGCATCCCAAGTACTCCGACACCCTGCTAGACTACGGATTTTACTTATTAAACGTAGACAACATATGCCAATCGGTCGCTATTTACCAG ACGGCGTTGGACATCCGACAGTCCGTGTTCGGGGGGAAAAACATCCACGTCGCCACCGCCCACGAGGACCTGGCCTACTCTTCCTACGTGCACCAGTACAGCTCTGGGAAATTCGACAACGCGCT ATTCCACGCAGAACGTGCCATAGACATCATCACTCACATTCTGCCTGAGGACCATCTGCTGCTGGCCTCCTCCAAGAGAGTCAAAG CTCTCATCCTGGAGGAAATCGCCATCGACTGCCACAACAAGGAGACAGAAGAGCGTCTACTTCAGGAGGCGCACgacctccatctctcctctctgcagctggcAAAAAAGGCCTTTGGGGAGTTCAACGTCCAGACAGCCAAACACTATGGCAACCTAGGACGCCTGTATCAGTCCATGAGGAAGTTCAAG GAGGCGGAGGAGATGCACATTAAAGCCATCCAGATtaaggagcagctgctgggccaCGAAGACTACGAGGTGGCCCTGTCTGTGGGTCACCTGGCGTCCCTCTATAACTACGACATGAACCAGTACGAAGACGCAGAGAGGCTCTACCTGCGCTCCATCGCTATCG GTAAGAAGCTCTTCGGAGAGGGCTACAGCGGGCTGGAGTACGACTACAGGGGCCTGATCAAGCTCTACAACTCGGTGGGAAATTACGAGAAGGTGTTTGAATACCACAACGTTCTGTCCAACTGGAACCGGCTGAGGGACCGGCAATTTGCCGTGGCGGACGCCCTGGAGGACGTCAACACCACCCCCCAGAAGACCCAGGAGGTGGTGCAAGCCTTTCTATTGGCGCAGAGTCTGGGCCCCACCCGTCCGTGTCTTGgctaa
- the LOC101076388 gene encoding protein phosphatase 1D yields the protein MENTIVVRVSVFTDQGGRKYMEDVTEVVVEPEPGEDEAMSDEPEDRRREEGTTSSVTEDEHDGQTGTEGSSLVSNALCETARMENADSTVETVVCGGQSPPCVQPSPAGRSRRSVAFFAVFDGHGGREAAQFARDYLWEFVKKQRGFWSDYDQEVCSALRKGFVACHHAMWKKLPEWPKTLTGLPSTSGTTASIVVIRGNRMYVAHVGDSAVVLGVQDDPSLPFIRAVEVTQDHKPELPRERERIEGLGGSVIKKSGVNRVVWKRPRLSHNGPVRRSTVIDQIPFLAVARALGDLWSYDFYSGEFVVSPEPDTSVVTLDPKKHRYIVLGSDGLWNMVPPQEAISMCQNNDETMAPCGVSNARQLVSHALLRWRQRMLRADNTSAIVIALQEPGVIQDTLNDEEVLLDLSKVSQCPSTSLSRADTPLLQHSPEEETLATCELLPALERQDGLSESNRLYRKNLADPFALSPLCPNSSSELPGQSSPTSRTLGSRTPKSKRTTGGSPSPGRAAKRARCRTAERPPLVQRNAEKKQKESANVSTILQRHNKSTVCVC from the exons atggaaaacacaatAGTGGTGCGGGTGAGCGTTTTCACTGACCAAGGGGGGAGGAAATACATGGAAGATGTGACCGAGGTCGTCGTGGAACCCGAGCCGGGAGAAGACGAGGCGATGTCGGATGAGCCGGAGGATCGCCGTCGGGAAGAGGGTACGACCAGTTCTGTGACTGAGGACGAGCACGATGGGCAGACTGGAACTGAAGGATCCTCACTGGTGTCGAATGCACTATGTGAAACTGCGCGAATGGAAAATGCAGATAGTACAGTGGAAACCGTTGTATGTGGAGGTCAAAGCCCGCCGTGTGTTCAGCCCAGCCCCGCCGGTCGCTCCCGCCGGTCGGTGGCGTTCTTCGCCGTGTTTGACGGACACGGGGGCCGTGAGGCTGCACAGTTTGCACGGGACTATTTGTGGGAGTTTGTGAAGAAGCAGCGGGGCTTCTGGTCCGACTATGATCAGGAGGTGTGCTCGGCTCTGCGCAAAGGATTTGTAGCCTGTCACCATGCCATGTGGAAGAAGCTCC CTGAGTGGCCAAAGACTCTCACAGGCCTTCCGAGCACATCGGGCACCACAGCCAGCATAGTGGTAATCAGAGGAAATCGCATGTACGTGGCCCACGTCGGGGActctgctgtggttctggggGTCCAGGATGACCCTTCGCTCCCATTCATCAGAGCTGTGGAAGTCACACAAGACCACAAACCAGAACTACCTAGAGAGAGGGAGCGTATTGAAGGTTTGGGAGGGAG TGTAATCAAGAAATCTGGAGTGAACCGTGTTGTGTGGAAGAGGCCGAGACTCAGTCACAACGGTCCCGTCCGCCGGAGCACCGTCATCGACCAGATCCCGTTCTTGGCAGTAGCCCGGGCGCTAG GAGATCTTTGGAGCTATGACTTCTACAGCGGGGAGTTTGTAGTTTCTCCCGAGCCGGACACTAGCGTAGTAACTCTCGACCCTAAGAAACACCGCTACATCGTCCTGGGAAGCGACGGTCTGTGGAACATGGTGCCACCTCAGGAGGCCATCTCCATGTGTCAGAACAATGATGAGACAATG GCACCGTGTGGGGTGTCGAACGCTCGGCAGCTGGTCAGTCACGCCCTGCTGCGGTGGCGCCAGCGGATGTTGCGTGCTGACAACACCAGCGCCATTGTGATCGCCCTGCAAGAGCCCGGGGTAATCCAGGACACCCTGAACGATGAGGAGGTGCTGCTGGACTTATCCAAGGTGTCCCAGTGTCCTTCCACCTCTTTGTCACGTGCCGACACTCCTCTCCTTCAG CACTCGCCAGAAGAGGAAACTCTGGCCACATGTGAGCTCCTTCCTGCCCTGGAGCGACAGGATGGCCTGTCTGAAAGCAACAGGCTGTACCGCAAGAACCTCGCTGATCCATTCGCTCTGAGTCCGCTGTGtccaaacagcagctctgagctgCCCGGTCAGTCCAGTCCGACCAGCAGGACACTCGGCAGCAGGACCCCCAAGAGCAAACGAACTACTGGCGGATCTCCGTCGCCGGGCCGAGCGGCTAAGAGAGCTCGGTGCAGGACCGCCGAGAGGCCGCCACTGGTCCAACGCAACGCAGAGAAGAAACAGAAGGAGTCTGCTAACGTGTCCACCATCCTGCAGCGGCACAATAAGTCCACGGTGTGCGTGTGTTGA